One Aegilops tauschii subsp. strangulata cultivar AL8/78 chromosome 7, Aet v6.0, whole genome shotgun sequence genomic window carries:
- the LOC141027549 gene encoding uncharacterized protein: protein MRRKINLIKKLKDRNGNWVEDKADLPQHICAYFQQLFATEAVDMSDEVIQKVNPCVTQAMNDALCAPYTREEVKRALFSIGDLKAPEPDDWNDTTIVLILKVDNPEECCRLSEIWKNLGVHASISELCVDNTGMGVLETILKKQDVSFTHLPGVGLKEMIATACWYMWWERRKIAREEAVQTPARSAQAIAAIVTNYVRSVKNPKIRRHGWEKPREGFVKLNIDAAFNLETETGATGAVLRDNNGMFIAASSCGIAHVADASWAEARALRDGLILAGQTGCNQVLVNSDCMDVVETMNEGGRSSSPAAAVYEDCMF from the exons ATGAGAAGGAAAATTAACCTCATCAAGAAACTGAAAGACAGAAATGGAAATTGGGTGGAAGATAAGGCAGATCTGCCCCAGCATATTTGTGCGTATTTCCAGCAGCTTTTTGCTACGGAAGCTGTTGATATGAGTGACGAGGTTATTCAGAAGGTTAATCCCTGTGTTACTCAGGCAATGAATGATGCATTATGTGCACCGTATACCAGGGAGGAAGTAAAAAGGGCTCTCTTTAGCATTGGTGACCTAAAGGCACCTGAACCGGATG ATTGGAACGACACTACTATTGTGCTGATTCTAAAAGTTGATAACCCGGAAGAG TGCTGCAGACTTTCTGAAATTTGGAAGAACTTGGGAGTTCATGCATCTATTTCAGAATTGTGTGTGGACAATACAGGGATGGGTGTGCTAGAGACCATCCTCAAGAAACAAGATGTTTCATTCACACATCTACCTGGAGTTGGACTGAAAGAAATGATAGCGACGGCCTGTTGGTATATGTGGTGGGAACGCCGGAAGATCGCCCGGGAAGAAGCTGTTCAAACCCCAGCTCGATCGGCCCAAGCGATTGCGGCTATTGTCACCAATTATGTTCGGTCTGTTAAGAATCCCAAGATTCGAAGACATGGCTGGGAGAAGCCTAGAGAGGGTTTTGTTAAACTGAACATAGATGCAGCCTTCAATTTGGAAACTGAAACTGGTGCTACAGGAGCTGTACTCAGAGACAATAATGGCATGTTTATTGCAGCAAGCTCCTGCGGGATAGCACATGTGGCAGATGCATCTTGGGCTGAAGCTCGTGCGCTGCGGGATGGCTTAATTCTTGCGGGCCAGACTGGGTGCAATCAAGTGCTAGTTAACAGCGACTGCATGGATGTGGTGGAGACGATGAACGAGGGAGGCCGGTCGAGTtctcctgctgctgctgtttaTGAGGACTGCATGTTTTAG